One window from the genome of Hemitrygon akajei chromosome 4, sHemAka1.3, whole genome shotgun sequence encodes:
- the nars2 gene encoding asparaginyl-tRNA synthetase isoform X3 has product MNNGFVQIHTPIITSNDCEGAGELFQVEPASKPTEKCHQSHFFGVPSFLTVSGQLHLEVMTGAFTQVYSFGPTFRAENSQTRRHLAEFYMVEAELAFTESLKDIMKVMEHLFKTVTSQILSKYPEDVELFHKYVAPGQKERVEQMLKNPFQVLSYTEAIDILQRSAEIFKFEPKWGCDLQTEHENYLVAHCGNIPVFIINYPYDIKPFYARDNQDNPQHTVAAVDLLVPGIGELCGGSLREERLDLLQTRLKQLDLTDTYRWYEEIRQFGSVPHGGFGLGFERYLQCILGIENIKDVIPFPRFSHSCLL; this is encoded by the exons CCTGCAAGCAAACCAACTGAAAAATGTCATCAGTCTCATTTTTTTGGTGTTCCATCCTTCTTAACTGTATCCGGACAGCTGCATTTGGAAGTAATGACAGG GGCTTTTACACAAGTATATTCCTTTGGGCCAACATTTCGGGCAGAAAATTCCCAGACCAGAAGACATTTAGCAGAGTTTTATATGGTAGAAGCTGAGCTTGCTTTCACTGAAAGCTTGAAGGACATCATGAAG GTGATGGAGCATCTCTTTAAGACTGTAACTTCTCAAATTCTTTCCAAAtatccagaagatgttgaacTTTTCCACAAATATGTGGCTCCAGGACAAAAG GAACGAGTAGAACAGATGCTCAAAAATCCATTTCAAGT GCTTTCCTATACTGAAGCAATTGACATTTTGCAAAGAAGTGCAGAAATCTTCAAATTTGAACCCAAG TGGGGCTGTGACCTACAGACTGAGCACGAGAATTATTTGGTGGCACACTGTGGCAATATCCCTGTTTTTATAATTAATTATCCTTATGACATCAAGCCTTTTTATGCCCGAGATAATCAGGATAACCCTCAACATACA GTGGCAGCAGTGGATCTTCTGGTGCCTGGAATAGGAGAACTGTGTGGTGGTAGTTTAAGGGAGGAGCGACTTGATCTACTGCAAACACGGCTAAAGCA GCTTGATCTTACAGACACTTACCGATG GTATGAGGAAATCCGTCAGTTTGGATCAGTGCCGCACGGTGGGTTCGGATTGGGGTTCGAGCGTTATTTGCAGTGCATCTTGGGCATTGAGAACATTAAAGATGTTATTCCATTTCCAAGATTTTCTCACTCTTGCCTTTTATAG
- the nars2 gene encoding asparaginyl-tRNA synthetase isoform X4 — protein sequence MMVEPRAFTQVYSFGPTFRAENSQTRRHLAEFYMVEAELAFTESLKDIMKVMEHLFKTVTSQILSKYPEDVELFHKYVAPGQKERVEQMLKNPFQVLSYTEAIDILQRSAEIFKFEPKWGCDLQTEHENYLVAHCGNIPVFIINYPYDIKPFYARDNQDNPQHTVAAVDLLVPGIGELCGGSLREERLDLLQTRLKQLDLTDTYRWYEEIRQFGSVPHGGFGLGFERYLQCILGIENIKDVIPFPRFSHSCLL from the exons ATGATGGTAGAGCCAAG GGCTTTTACACAAGTATATTCCTTTGGGCCAACATTTCGGGCAGAAAATTCCCAGACCAGAAGACATTTAGCAGAGTTTTATATGGTAGAAGCTGAGCTTGCTTTCACTGAAAGCTTGAAGGACATCATGAAG GTGATGGAGCATCTCTTTAAGACTGTAACTTCTCAAATTCTTTCCAAAtatccagaagatgttgaacTTTTCCACAAATATGTGGCTCCAGGACAAAAG GAACGAGTAGAACAGATGCTCAAAAATCCATTTCAAGT GCTTTCCTATACTGAAGCAATTGACATTTTGCAAAGAAGTGCAGAAATCTTCAAATTTGAACCCAAG TGGGGCTGTGACCTACAGACTGAGCACGAGAATTATTTGGTGGCACACTGTGGCAATATCCCTGTTTTTATAATTAATTATCCTTATGACATCAAGCCTTTTTATGCCCGAGATAATCAGGATAACCCTCAACATACA GTGGCAGCAGTGGATCTTCTGGTGCCTGGAATAGGAGAACTGTGTGGTGGTAGTTTAAGGGAGGAGCGACTTGATCTACTGCAAACACGGCTAAAGCA GCTTGATCTTACAGACACTTACCGATG GTATGAGGAAATCCGTCAGTTTGGATCAGTGCCGCACGGTGGGTTCGGATTGGGGTTCGAGCGTTATTTGCAGTGCATCTTGGGCATTGAGAACATTAAAGATGTTATTCCATTTCCAAGATTTTCTCACTCTTGCCTTTTATAG